Proteins encoded in a region of the Halioglobus maricola genome:
- a CDS encoding DUF2306 domain-containing protein, producing the protein MHYENLMFFHLGTVIPCFFIGAFLLLRPKGGMVHRSLGKIYMSLMMITATTTLFMANKVGPTFLGHFGYIHLFSFLTIWSVPTALFAIRQGNVKRHQRIMWSLYIGAILIAGGFTFVPGRYMYGLIFG; encoded by the coding sequence ATGCACTATGAAAACCTGATGTTTTTCCATCTGGGTACGGTTATACCCTGTTTCTTCATCGGTGCGTTTTTGTTGTTGAGACCAAAAGGCGGGATGGTTCATCGTAGTCTTGGAAAAATCTACATGAGCCTTATGATGATCACTGCAACTACTACCTTGTTCATGGCCAATAAAGTCGGTCCTACTTTCCTGGGTCACTTTGGTTACATCCATCTATTTAGCTTTTTGACTATCTGGTCGGTGCCGACAGCACTCTTCGCCATTAGGCAGGGCAATGTAAAACGACACCAACGGATAATGTGGTCGCTCTATATCGGTGCAATACTAATAGCAGGGGGCTTCACGTTTGTGCCAGGCCGCTACATGTATGGATTGATTTTTGGATAG
- a CDS encoding DUF3291 domain-containing protein, protein MSKCHLAQINIAHSRDTRDSETMKGFMDRLDEINSVADRFPGFVWRLQTEEGDATAIQAFDDPLLLVNVSVWDGLDSLKAFVYKSLHVELIQDRDAWFEKVRQPHQALWWVPEGHLPSVEEGREKLEYLQANGPSEVAFTFAKSFGPPV, encoded by the coding sequence TTGAGTAAATGTCATTTAGCGCAGATCAATATTGCCCACTCACGCGATACTCGCGACAGCGAGACTATGAAGGGGTTCATGGATCGGCTGGATGAAATCAATAGCGTCGCGGATAGATTTCCCGGGTTTGTCTGGAGGCTGCAGACGGAGGAGGGCGATGCTACAGCGATACAGGCATTTGATGATCCACTATTGCTGGTGAATGTGAGCGTTTGGGATGGCCTGGATTCGCTGAAGGCTTTCGTCTACAAATCGCTTCACGTCGAGTTGATTCAGGATAGAGATGCCTGGTTTGAGAAAGTGCGTCAGCCACATCAGGCGTTGTGGTGGGTGCCTGAGGGGCACTTGCCTTCCGTGGAGGAGGGCAGGGAGAAGCTGGAATACCTGCAAGCCAATGGGCCGAGTGAGGTGGCGTTTACCTTTGCCAAATCATTCGGCCCACCGGTTTAG
- a CDS encoding SDR family oxidoreductase — translation MAYFITGGTGFIGKFFIEKLIEREGDIYVLTRAGSRQKFEELQQRFGENGNRLIPVEGDLREPLLGLDEATIAELKGGITHFCHLAAIYDLSASAESQIKTNIEGTRHAIQLAEALNSGCFQHVSSIAAGGMYEGTFREDMFEEAEKLEHPYFATKHDSEGLVRSECKIPWRIYRPAMVVGHSQTGEIDKIDGAYYFFKSLQKLRNVLPPWFPLIGIEGGKFNVVPVDYVVDAMDHIAHLDDMDGRCFHLTDPEHHTMGNMLNIFADAGHTPRFNMRLDTRMFGFIPRIVRDTLASLPPIKRIINTVLADMGLPDSVTMFTNFPTRYDNRDTERALKGTGIKCPELRDYAPVIWDYWERNLDPDLFVDHSLEGNAGGKIVLITGASSGIGKNSAIRLAEAGAHVLLVARTAEKLQETADEIAQLGGLATIYQADVSNLEDCDRLAAEVLAAHGHVDILINNAGRSIRRSLELSYDRFHDFERTMQVNYFGAIRLTMALLPSMAERKSGHVINMSSIAALSPSPRFSAYVASKSALDAWTKAAAVEYSDLNVRFTTINMPLVRTPMISATSVYDSMPVLTPDEATDMVVEAVVKKPKRIATNLGIFLQVQNALAPRVSEVIMNIVFRMFNDSAAARGDSKPEKVEASNEQVALAALMKGVHF, via the coding sequence ATGGCTTACTTCATTACTGGCGGTACCGGTTTCATTGGCAAGTTCTTCATCGAGAAGCTCATTGAGCGCGAAGGCGACATCTACGTCCTGACCCGCGCGGGCTCCAGGCAGAAGTTCGAGGAACTCCAGCAGCGCTTCGGCGAAAACGGCAATCGCCTGATTCCCGTAGAAGGCGACCTGCGCGAGCCGCTGCTAGGCCTGGATGAGGCCACCATCGCCGAGCTGAAAGGCGGCATCACGCACTTCTGCCACCTTGCGGCGATCTACGACCTGTCTGCCTCGGCCGAATCCCAGATCAAGACCAACATAGAGGGTACACGCCACGCGATCCAGTTGGCCGAGGCCCTGAACAGCGGCTGCTTCCAACACGTCAGCTCAATTGCTGCTGGCGGCATGTATGAGGGCACCTTCCGCGAGGACATGTTTGAAGAAGCGGAAAAACTGGAACACCCTTATTTTGCCACCAAGCACGATTCGGAAGGGCTGGTACGCAGCGAATGCAAAATCCCCTGGCGTATCTATCGCCCAGCCATGGTCGTGGGCCACTCCCAAACGGGTGAAATAGACAAGATCGACGGCGCCTACTATTTCTTCAAGAGCCTGCAGAAACTCCGCAACGTCTTACCGCCATGGTTCCCGCTAATCGGTATTGAAGGCGGTAAGTTCAATGTCGTGCCCGTGGACTATGTTGTAGATGCCATGGATCACATTGCCCACCTGGATGATATGGACGGGCGCTGCTTCCACCTGACCGACCCTGAACACCATACTATGGGCAATATGCTGAACATCTTTGCCGATGCCGGCCACACGCCCCGTTTCAACATGCGTCTGGATACCCGCATGTTTGGCTTCATTCCCAGGATCGTGCGCGACACGCTGGCAAGCCTGCCACCTATCAAGCGCATCATTAACACCGTATTGGCAGATATGGGACTGCCTGATTCCGTCACCATGTTCACCAACTTCCCGACACGCTACGACAACCGGGATACCGAGCGCGCCCTGAAGGGAACGGGCATCAAGTGCCCGGAATTGCGAGACTACGCGCCAGTGATCTGGGACTACTGGGAACGCAATCTGGATCCGGATCTGTTTGTAGATCATTCACTTGAAGGGAACGCCGGCGGCAAGATCGTACTGATCACGGGCGCATCTTCCGGCATCGGAAAAAACTCGGCCATTCGTTTGGCAGAGGCTGGCGCACACGTGCTGCTGGTTGCACGCACCGCTGAGAAGCTGCAGGAAACAGCAGACGAAATTGCCCAGCTGGGCGGGCTGGCGACAATTTACCAGGCAGACGTTTCCAATCTGGAAGATTGTGACCGCCTCGCCGCCGAGGTACTCGCTGCGCATGGCCATGTCGACATCCTGATCAACAACGCCGGCCGCTCAATTCGCCGCTCACTGGAGCTGTCCTACGACCGCTTCCACGACTTCGAGCGCACCATGCAGGTGAACTACTTTGGCGCCATACGCCTGACGATGGCCCTCCTACCTTCCATGGCCGAGCGCAAGTCCGGCCATGTAATCAATATGTCGTCCATCGCCGCCCTGTCGCCCAGTCCTCGCTTCTCAGCTTACGTGGCATCGAAGAGCGCATTGGATGCCTGGACCAAGGCTGCTGCGGTTGAATACTCCGACCTGAATGTCCGCTTCACCACCATCAACATGCCACTGGTACGCACGCCAATGATATCGGCAACCTCCGTCTACGATTCAATGCCCGTGCTCACACCTGATGAAGCGACTGATATGGTTGTGGAAGCAGTGGTCAAGAAGCCCAAGCGGATTGCTACCAATCTGGGGATCTTCCTGCAGGTTCAGAATGCGTTGGCTCCCCGCGTTTCTGAAGTCATCATGAACATTGTGTTCCGTATGTTCAATGACTCCGCCGCGGCTCGCGGAGACAGTAAGCCGGAGAAGGTTGAAGCCTCGAACGAGCAAGTGGCGCTGGCAGCGCTGATGAAAGGTGTGCACTTCTAA
- a CDS encoding helix-turn-helix domain-containing protein — translation MADTIPLKYAQSLLRLAPVPRDQLRAQLTAANLPLALLETQAVPGAVIPVEDYGRLFIHLVHQLQDYIPENAMDPEDTRLFSAYRMMFQAMLHARDLRQALQRASVYFRRMQSTGETFAIEEDGDLVWCRFVFDDATDRSLVAPENFSMESLHWLPGMTGRILSMAMWHRVCGWFIGSFIDLHAVEMREAPEDGKDYSEVFGQPVKFGTHHDAWAFHSRYLDFPIVQGEPSLETMLATYPAELFRISPEDHSLAIRIRHLIGSDFQRAMPTLQDVAERIHMTTPTLHRRLKEEGTSFQQLKDQCRRDAAINFLASGEYTTAELAELLGFSDSSTFHRAFKKWTGLTPQDYRTQHC, via the coding sequence GTGGCGGACACCATTCCCCTAAAATATGCCCAGTCGTTGCTCAGGCTGGCGCCCGTGCCCCGTGACCAGTTGCGCGCGCAACTGACAGCGGCCAACCTTCCACTGGCCCTGCTGGAAACACAGGCAGTACCTGGGGCGGTGATACCTGTGGAAGACTACGGCCGCCTGTTTATCCACCTGGTGCACCAACTACAGGACTACATACCCGAAAACGCCATGGACCCGGAAGATACGCGCTTGTTCAGCGCCTACCGGATGATGTTTCAGGCCATGCTACACGCGCGCGACCTCCGCCAGGCCCTGCAGCGAGCATCCGTTTATTTCCGGCGCATGCAATCCACCGGCGAGACCTTTGCCATAGAGGAGGACGGTGATCTGGTCTGGTGTCGGTTTGTTTTCGATGATGCCACCGACCGCTCGCTGGTCGCCCCCGAGAACTTCAGCATGGAAAGCCTGCACTGGCTGCCGGGAATGACTGGCAGAATCCTCTCCATGGCCATGTGGCACCGGGTATGCGGCTGGTTCATAGGCAGCTTCATTGATCTGCACGCAGTGGAAATGCGCGAAGCCCCGGAGGATGGCAAGGACTACAGCGAGGTGTTCGGCCAGCCCGTGAAATTTGGCACCCACCACGACGCCTGGGCGTTCCACAGCCGCTATCTCGATTTCCCGATAGTCCAGGGAGAGCCGTCGCTGGAAACCATGCTGGCTACCTACCCGGCCGAACTGTTTCGAATCAGCCCCGAAGACCACAGCCTTGCGATTCGTATTCGCCACCTGATTGGGAGCGATTTCCAGCGCGCTATGCCGACGCTACAGGACGTTGCCGAACGCATCCATATGACCACCCCTACCCTGCACCGGCGCCTGAAAGAGGAAGGCACGTCCTTTCAGCAACTAAAGGATCAATGTCGACGCGATGCCGCTATCAACTTCCTGGCCAGCGGTGAGTACACCACTGCCGAACTGGCCGAACTGCTGGGCTTTTCCGACAGCAGCACCTTCCACCGGGCCTTCAAAAAATGGACCGGACTGACCCCTCAGGACTACCGCACACAGCACTGCTGA
- a CDS encoding class I adenylate-forming enzyme family protein has translation MSELKQEFDAALAQLIGPGAPWEIATDAQGLSYYANAPVNLREALYVARDHGDREFLIYEGERRTFNQLLDEADALGAALQGAGVGKGDRVALAMRNYPEWMSAFIAVTAIGAVVVPINSWGSPADVHFAVTDAGAKLAICDQQRADAAGTLLQDAGVQVLIARPADANDPAGLPSFVAAYAGKQPAHVDIDGDDLALIMYTSGTSGKPKGAASTHRALCQAVYNIECFAIAAAMTNGDLITAMLERGHEPTSLLAVPLFHVSGCHAQFLVNLRGGRRIVMMYKWDVDRALQYIEQERVTTLAAAPSMALDLLEAEGFDTTDTSSLFSLGVGGAATPPRIRSLLNEKMPQNFSGTGYGMTETNAQGSSLTGRAFRDNPGTSGFPHPVMEFRIRDEAGADLPQGDAGEIWVRGVTVIKEYWNRPDANASDFEDGWMRTGDIGYFDEDGLIYLADRAKDMIIRGGENIYPIEIENELLEHPAVKEVAVVGLPHERWGERVVAVAHLHPKSAASEQDLIDFAAARLAAFKAPSQVFISDQPLPRNAANKLLKREIKEGLPER, from the coding sequence ATGTCTGAACTAAAACAGGAATTCGACGCTGCTCTGGCACAGCTCATTGGCCCCGGAGCTCCCTGGGAGATAGCTACAGATGCGCAGGGCCTCAGTTACTATGCCAATGCACCGGTCAATCTGAGAGAGGCTCTCTATGTTGCCCGCGACCATGGTGATCGTGAATTCCTGATCTATGAAGGGGAGCGGCGCACTTTCAACCAATTGCTGGATGAAGCTGATGCGTTGGGCGCGGCGCTACAGGGTGCCGGCGTTGGCAAGGGCGACCGCGTTGCTCTGGCTATGCGGAATTACCCGGAATGGATGTCGGCGTTCATTGCCGTGACCGCCATCGGTGCGGTTGTCGTGCCGATCAATAGCTGGGGGAGCCCTGCCGACGTTCACTTTGCCGTCACAGATGCCGGCGCAAAACTGGCGATTTGCGATCAGCAGCGAGCCGATGCGGCGGGAACCTTGCTGCAAGACGCCGGCGTGCAGGTTTTGATTGCTCGACCAGCCGATGCCAATGATCCCGCTGGACTCCCGAGTTTCGTTGCGGCATATGCGGGTAAACAACCGGCCCATGTGGACATCGACGGCGATGACCTGGCCCTGATAATGTATACCTCTGGTACCAGCGGTAAGCCAAAGGGGGCCGCTTCCACGCACCGAGCCCTGTGCCAGGCGGTGTATAACATTGAATGTTTTGCCATCGCTGCGGCTATGACCAACGGCGATTTGATTACCGCCATGCTGGAGCGCGGGCACGAGCCCACGTCACTGCTGGCGGTACCTCTTTTTCATGTCAGCGGCTGTCACGCTCAGTTCCTGGTTAATCTGCGCGGTGGTCGACGTATCGTGATGATGTACAAGTGGGACGTGGATCGCGCGCTTCAGTATATAGAGCAAGAGCGAGTAACGACCTTGGCCGCCGCGCCTTCCATGGCGCTCGACCTGCTGGAGGCCGAGGGTTTCGATACGACTGATACCAGCAGCCTGTTCTCACTGGGTGTCGGCGGTGCTGCAACTCCGCCGCGCATACGCTCATTGCTGAACGAAAAAATGCCGCAGAATTTCAGTGGAACGGGGTATGGCATGACGGAAACCAATGCGCAGGGCTCCTCACTGACTGGTCGGGCATTTCGCGATAATCCCGGTACCTCAGGCTTTCCCCACCCGGTAATGGAATTCCGTATTCGCGATGAAGCAGGTGCCGACCTGCCTCAGGGTGATGCCGGCGAGATATGGGTACGCGGTGTCACGGTGATCAAGGAATACTGGAACCGCCCGGACGCCAACGCCAGTGATTTTGAAGACGGCTGGATGCGCACCGGGGACATTGGCTACTTCGACGAGGACGGTCTTATTTACCTGGCGGATCGCGCCAAGGACATGATTATCCGCGGGGGTGAGAACATCTACCCTATTGAAATTGAGAACGAGCTGCTCGAGCATCCTGCTGTCAAGGAGGTAGCGGTTGTAGGCTTGCCCCACGAGCGCTGGGGCGAGCGGGTGGTAGCCGTGGCGCATCTGCATCCGAAATCTGCCGCATCAGAGCAGGATTTGATCGATTTTGCCGCGGCGCGACTTGCCGCATTCAAGGCGCCGAGCCAGGTGTTTATCAGTGACCAGCCGCTCCCCCGAAACGCGGCCAACAAATTGCTGAAACGCGAGATCAAGGAAGGCTTGCCGGAGCGCTGA